The following proteins come from a genomic window of Sorghum bicolor cultivar BTx623 chromosome 3, Sorghum_bicolor_NCBIv3, whole genome shotgun sequence:
- the LOC110433377 gene encoding uncharacterized protein LOC110433377 isoform X5: MTKSVHSSFTHMSILHRSSWNSKKKNSRRRKIWMPRGKGVAGATYSMAAILLTKISIHFCKSHNAMSNEYLQDKLLGKR, encoded by the exons ATGACCAAATCTGTACATTCCTCCTTTACCCATATGTCGATTCTCCATAG ATCCTCGTGGAATTCAAAGAAGAAAAATTCTAGAAGAAGAAAAATATGGATGCCGCGAG GAAAAGGAGTGGCCGGCGCAACCTACTCCATGGCTGCTATTCTCCTAACTAAG ATTTCAATCCATTTCTGTAAATCACACAATGCAATGAGTAATGAATATCTACAGGACAAGCTTCTAGGAAAAAG gtga
- the LOC110433377 gene encoding uncharacterized protein LOC110433377 isoform X4, with protein MTKSVHSSFTHMSILHRSSWNSKKKNSRRRKIWMPRGKGVAGATYSMAAILLTKISIHFCKSHNAMSNEYLQDKLLGKRRSVVRQQ; from the exons ATGACCAAATCTGTACATTCCTCCTTTACCCATATGTCGATTCTCCATAG ATCCTCGTGGAATTCAAAGAAGAAAAATTCTAGAAGAAGAAAAATATGGATGCCGCGAG GAAAAGGAGTGGCCGGCGCAACCTACTCCATGGCTGCTATTCTCCTAACTAAG ATTTCAATCCATTTCTGTAAATCACACAATGCAATGAGTAATGAATATCTACAGGACAAGCTTCTAGGAAAAAG aagaagtgtggttcgtcaacagtga
- the LOC110433377 gene encoding uncharacterized protein LOC110433377 isoform X1: protein MTKSVHSSFTHMSILHRSSWNSKKKNSRRRKIWMPRGKGVAGATYSMAAILLTKISIHFCKSHNAMSNEYLQDKLLGKRCIRQGLNYQRQMLLSGLVILLCVL from the exons ATGACCAAATCTGTACATTCCTCCTTTACCCATATGTCGATTCTCCATAG ATCCTCGTGGAATTCAAAGAAGAAAAATTCTAGAAGAAGAAAAATATGGATGCCGCGAG GAAAAGGAGTGGCCGGCGCAACCTACTCCATGGCTGCTATTCTCCTAACTAAG ATTTCAATCCATTTCTGTAAATCACACAATGCAATGAGTAATGAATATCTACAGGACAAGCTTCTAGGAAAAAG GTGCATCAGGCAAGGCTTAAATTATCAAAGACAAATGTTGTTGTCAGGGTTAGTAATATTGTTATGTGTTTTGTAA
- the LOC110433377 gene encoding uncharacterized protein LOC110433377 isoform X2: MTKSVHSSFTHMSILHRSSWNSKKKNSRRRKIWMPRGKGVAGATYSMAAILLTKISIHFCKSHNAMSNEYLQDKLLGKRFMLKYFSSSVKSREWGNICA, encoded by the exons ATGACCAAATCTGTACATTCCTCCTTTACCCATATGTCGATTCTCCATAG ATCCTCGTGGAATTCAAAGAAGAAAAATTCTAGAAGAAGAAAAATATGGATGCCGCGAG GAAAAGGAGTGGCCGGCGCAACCTACTCCATGGCTGCTATTCTCCTAACTAAG ATTTCAATCCATTTCTGTAAATCACACAATGCAATGAGTAATGAATATCTACAGGACAAGCTTCTAGGAAAAAG GTTCATGCTTAAGTATTTCTCTTCATCTGTGAAATCTAGGGAGTGGGGTAACATTTGTGCTTAG
- the LOC110433377 gene encoding uncharacterized protein LOC110433377 isoform X3 produces the protein MTKSVHSSFTHMSILHRSSWNSKKKNSRRRKIWMPRGKGVAGATYSMAAILLTKVSSVFRQAAWLNFLIAFSLIIEGVGILSMIDLHGMMRNKMR, from the exons ATGACCAAATCTGTACATTCCTCCTTTACCCATATGTCGATTCTCCATAG ATCCTCGTGGAATTCAAAGAAGAAAAATTCTAGAAGAAGAAAAATATGGATGCCGCGAG GAAAAGGAGTGGCCGGCGCAACCTACTCCATGGCTGCTATTCTCCTAACTAAG GTCTCATCAGTGTTTCGCCAAGCAGCCTGGTTAAattttctaattgctttctcttTGATAATTGAAGGAGTTGGCATTTTGTCAATG attgacttgcATGGAATGATGAGAAACAAAATGAGATGA
- the LOC8082459 gene encoding coiled-coil domain-containing protein 94 homolog gives MGERKVLNKYYPHDFDPSKVPRRRRHMNEQTKVRTMLPMTVRCGACGEYLGRGTKFNARMEDVPGERYLGTIRVFRFYIKCSRCSAEIAFKTDPRNSGYALESGATATRGDLLVDADADAAAAREEEEERRRDGGGDAMAALERRARDGRREMDADAALEEARSLNARRARVAPEQALEALLCRRRRSSSQAKTTQEQEQDADEALVRSIRFRNSAGYVKRIEEDDDREEEEVFTASLPKTMADNQAHKNKEEKKRRQAPVVVVSKRRCVPTVPADGKSHDGGHHADKSEGKASAGDTEANSGALQVQGRIYRGGCRGYSPPTLSEPVEPPPLAPIQV, from the coding sequence ATGGGCGAGCGCAAGGTGCTAAACAAGTACTACCCGCACGACTTCGACCCGTCCAAggtcccgcggcggcggcggcacatgAACGAGCAGACCAAGGTGCGCACGATGCTCCCGATGACCGTCCGCTGCGGCGCCTGCGGGGAGTACCTCGGCCGTGGCACCAAGTTCAACGCCCGCATGGAGGACGTCCCCGGCGAGAGGTACCTGGGCACGATCCGGGTCTTCCGCTTCTACATCAAGTGCTCGCGCTGCTCCGCCGAGATTGCGTTCAAGACGGACCCCCGGAACTCGGGCTACGCGCTCGAGTCCGGCGCCACCGCCACGCGGGGGGACCTCCTGgttgacgccgacgccgacgccgcggcggcgcgcgaggaggaggaggagcggaggCGGGACGGCGGCGGGGACGCCATGGCGGCGTTGGAGCGCCGGGCGCGCGACGGCCGGCGCGAGATGGACGCGGACGCCGCGCTCGAGGAGGCGCGCTCGCTCAATGCCAGGCGCGCCCGCGTCGCGCCGGAGCAGGCCCTCGAGGCCCTgctgtgccgccgccgccgcagcagcagccaaGCCAAGACAACGCAAGAACAGGAGCAGGACGCGGACGAGGCGCTCGTCAGATCCATCCGTTTCCGCAACTCTGCTGGATACGTGAAGCGGATCGAGGAGGACGATGaccgggaggaggaggaggtcttCACGGCCTCTCTGCCCAAAACCATGGCGGACAACCAAGCGCATAAGAATAAGGAGGAGAAGAAGCGGCGGCAAGCTCCGGTGGTTGTTGTTTCCAAGAGGAGATGCGTGCCGACGGTACCAGCAGATGGCAAGTCACACGACGGCGGTCATCACGCCGACAAGTCGGAGGGTAAAGCATCTGCCGGGGACACGGAGGCGAACAGTGGCGCTCTTCAGGTGCAGGGGCGGATCTACAGGGGGGGCTGCCGGGGCTATAGCCCCCCTACCCTGTCCGAGCCAGTGGAGCCCCCCCCCCTAGCCCCCATACAAGTTTGA